The Carnobacterium divergens nucleotide sequence ATTGAAAAAATTAAAAATAATGACCGACTATTTGGATATGTCATTGCGGCTTTAGATAAATTTCCGAAAGGACTTCAAGATGCAGCATTGGGTATCTTTATCGCACAAGAAAGCTGGAACCAATTGCCTAAAAATATTGCTCAAAGTATCTTAAACAACCCAAAATTTGGTTTATATGTAGGTAAAATGTCCTTGGATAACCAAGCTAAAGTATATGGGAATTTATTGCATTTAAGCGATAAAGGATGGGATGTATTAGCTCCACTTGGCTATGTGACAAGTGTACTGTCAAAATCAAAAGCTGGAGCTAAAGTCATTGCAGGTTCGAAAGTTGGTTTAACATTATTTAAGAAGTTTAAACCTATCTCTAAATTTATAAAAGAACATCCAGGAACAAGAGAAGGCTTGGCATATGGTGGAGATGCCTTAACAATTACTGCGTATGCCTATGAAGAGTATACAAATCCTAAAAGCCCAGCTTATGGAAATGAAAGTATGGCCTTATATGGTGGTATTAATAGATTTTTTTTAAATGCTGGGATATTAGAAGGCTTGGAATATGGCGGTCCAATAGGGGCTTTTGCGGGTGGTGTTAACACTCTTATACAAGGGGTTGAATTCAAAACGCCTTTTAAATGGTTAGGGGATAATGGTACTATTGGATGGGATGGTATAATGGGTTTTGGAACTAAAGAAGATGCTGAGAAATGGATTGCTGAGCAATATGAAATTTATGAAGAAAGAAATAAAAATTTAAAAGAAGGCAATGTCAGTAAAATAAAAGAAGATTGGTTTGGAAAACAAGAGGGACGAGTTGATGTTAAAGATTTTAATAACGGATTACCGAGGTGGTAAAATTTGGAAAATATAAGTTTTGAACAAGCAGTAAAAAAAATATCCTGTGAGGATATTCGTAATATGGTAAATAGTCGCAAAAATTCAAGTTCTTTTTTTTACAAAATAATAACTAGCTTTATACTTTCAGTATTAGTCACTCTTCCGTCGCTAAATTATTTTTTAATTTTTCCATGTTTTTCTTTTTTATGCTTAAGTATGATATTAATAAAATATTTAAGTCTAAATCGCTTATTTAAAATAGTAAATTATAACAAATTTATGTTCACAATATGGCAGACAGGAATGATTTTTTTTCTAACTGTGTTTTTATATATAAAAGTAGATAAATACCATATCGTGCCTTTTATATATGTTATTTTTGGATACTTATGTTCTTATTATTTAGTACGCTCTAAAATAGTTAATTTTATAAAAACTGAATATCCAGAATCAAGTGAAAAATACCATAAAAAAACAGGTTTACTAAGTCCAAAAACCTCTAAAATATTAAAAACATT carries:
- a CDS encoding T7SS effector LXG polymorphic toxin, giving the protein MGLKYSSADSSNLIQALTSNLRSGAEAVNQLKSGSQKVVAAIEGKTLSGAAYTAGKGLFSELIIPTITRVTTAIDSIEQDIQKYQSADQVISSEGYLDEDNLNQQIAIKKSMKLSVDAAAVIAKTLSRNNPVAKVLDSLFEFQRNLGRMSNDLQEGIRDLEKKLQKLQQFSAETSGLFGDSLSDMKIAMQGVMVLNATIVNSDGSYTLPDGVEKNWFTSLQDAGKVGEMEDKAKNTAIKELNDLFSKNPAAAIEKIKNNDRLFGYVIAALDKFPKGLQDAALGIFIAQESWNQLPKNIAQSILNNPKFGLYVGKMSLDNQAKVYGNLLHLSDKGWDVLAPLGYVTSVLSKSKAGAKVIAGSKVGLTLFKKFKPISKFIKEHPGTREGLAYGGDALTITAYAYEEYTNPKSPAYGNESMALYGGINRFFLNAGILEGLEYGGPIGAFAGGVNTLIQGVEFKTPFKWLGDNGTIGWDGIMGFGTKEDAEKWIAEQYEIYEERNKNLKEGNVSKIKEDWFGKQEGRVDVKDFNNGLPRW